The Sylvia atricapilla isolate bSylAtr1 chromosome 5, bSylAtr1.pri, whole genome shotgun sequence genome includes a window with the following:
- the ELFN2 gene encoding protein phosphatase 1 regulatory subunit 29: MRAPLQTMLCLGLWAAVLLCLFSPGAVQGDCWLIEGDKGYVWLAICSQNQPPYETIPQHINSTVHDLRLNENKLKVVLYSSLNRFGNLTDLNLTKNEISYIEDGAFMGQSNLQVLQLGYNKLTNLTEGMLRGMARLQFLFVQHNLIELVTPTAFSECPSLISIDLSSNRLSRLEGNTFTSLSNLMVCELAGNPFNCDCSLYSFLNWLALFNNVTKNYDRLQCETPREFAGYPLLVPRPHHNRNAITIFQSMCRGGTIPSLSRVNPTPYTPDSQRDLDEGSAISPGDFLSVKPPASSTTDSSFSPSIKLHDVTITSAILMVTIPMPYSKMYVLVQYNNSYVSDIATLKSKKEYVTVNKLKAHTDYTFCVASIRNNRRYNHTCLTFATRSKGREDPISSTSTTTHYIMTTLGCLFGMVIVLGVVYYCLRKRRMQEEKQKSLNVKKTILEMRYGSDIDTSTMVHPSQKLGEPPVIPVSRMSSIPSMIGEKLPPSKSMDAGMETPKVTTKGNYIEVRTGGGDGLERTQRDEDLRELDNGQGSAAEISTIAKEVDKVNQIINNCIDALKLDTASFLGGGTGVDSDMAFECQSIPAGSSSGLERPSFLSPPYKESSHHPLQRQLSADAAVARKTCSVSSSGSIKSAKVFSLDVPDHPPLSKSDSKYIEKGSPLNSPLDRLPLVSPSAIHHLEVKPSYHCSEHRHSFPALYYEESADTLSQRVSFLKPLSRSKRDSTYSQLSPRHYFSGYSSSPEYSSESTHKIWERFRPYKKHHREEVYMAAGHALRKKVQFAKDEDLHDILDYWKGVSAQQKL; the protein is encoded by the coding sequence ATGAGGGCACCACTGCAGACCATGCTGTGCCTGGGGTTATGGGcagctgtcctgctctgcttgtTTTCCCCTGGCGCCGTGCAAGGTGACTGCTGGCTGATTGAGGGGGACAAGGGGTATGTGTGGCTGGCCATCTGCAGCCAGAACCAGCCCCCATATGAGACCATCCCCCAGCATATCAACAGCACGGTGCACGACTTGCGTCTGAATGAGAACAAACTCAAAGTGGTGCTGTACTCCTCCCTCAACCGCTTCGGCAACCTGACTGATTTGAACCTGACCAAGAATGAGATCTCCTACATTGAGGATGGGGCTTTCATGGGTCAGTCAAACCTCCAGGTCCTACAGCTGGGCTACAACAAACTCACCAACCTGACAGAGGGTATGTTGCGGGGCATGGCCCGTCTCCAGTTCCTCTTTGTCCAGCATAACCTAATCGAGCTGGTCACCCCTACTGCCTTCTCAGAGTGCCCCAGCTTGATTAGCATTGACCTGTCATCCAACCGCCTCAGCCGTCTGGAGGGCAACACTTTCACCAGCTTGAGCAACCTGATGGTGTGTGAGCTGGCTGGCAACCCCTTCAACTGTGACTGTAGCCTCTACAGCTTTCTTAACTGGCTGGCTCTCTTCAACAATGTCACCAAGAACTACGACCGCCTCCAGTGTGAGACTCCACGGGAGTTTGCTGGGTATCCGCTTCTGGTGCCTCGGCCTCACCACAACCGCAATGCCATCACCATCTTCCAGTCCATGTGCAGAGGGGGCACCATCCCCTCCCTCTCCAGGGTCAACCCAACTCCTTACACCCCTGACTCCCAGAGAGATCTGGATGAGGGGTCAGCCATCAGCCCTGGGGATTTCCTCTCAGTCAAGCCTCCAGCCTCTTCCACCACTGACTCATCCTTCAGTCCCAGCATCAAGTTACATGATGTCACAATCACTTCTGCCATCCTGATGGTCACCATCCCCATGCCCTACAGTAAGATGTATGTGCTGGTCCAGTACAACAACAGCTATGTTTCTGACATAGCAACACTGAAGAGCAAGAAGGAATATGTCACTGTCAACAAGCTGAAGGCCCACACTGATTATACGTTTTGTGTGGCCTCTATCCGCAACAACAGGCGTTACAACCATACTTGCCTGACCTTTGCAACCCGgagcaaaggcagagaggaTCCTATTTCCAGTACTTCCACCACAACACACTATATTATGACCACCCTGGGTTGCCTCTTTGGGATGGTCATTGTCCTAGGGGTGGTATACTACTGCCTGCGGAAGCGGAGGATGCAGGAGGAGAAACAGAAGTCACTCAATGTCAAAAAGACCATTCTGGAAATGCGTTACGGATCAGATATTGATACCAGTACCATGGTCCATCCTTCCCAGAAGCTGGGCGAGCCACCTGTCATTCCTGTCTCACGGATGTCCTCCATCCCTTCCATGATTGGGGAGAAGTTGCCCCCATCAAAGTCAATGGACGCTGGGATGGAGACTCCTAAAGTCACCACTAAAGGTAACTACATTGAAGTGCGGACTGGTGGTGGGGATGGGCTGGAGAGAACCCAGCGAGATGAGGACCTGAGGGAGCTTGACAATGGGCAAGGCTCAGCTGCTGAGATCTCTACTATAGCCAAGGAGGTAGACAAGGTCAACCAGATCATCAACAACTGTATTGATGCCCTCAAGCTGGACACAGCGTCTTTTCTGGGTGGTGGGACTGGTGTTGACTCAGATATGGCCTTTGAGTGCCAGTCCATCCCAGCTGGTTCCTCGAGTGGGCTAGAGCGGCCCAGCTTTCTTTCCCCACCCTACAAGGAAAGCTCCCACCACCCTTTGCAGCGTCAGCTCAgtgctgatgctgctgtggCCAGAAAGACCTGCAGTGTCTCCTCTAGTGGCTCCATCAAGAGCGCCAAGGTCTTCAGCTTGGATGTGCCTGACCACCCACCACTCAGCAAGTCTGATTCCAAATACATTGAGAAGGGCAGCCCACTAAACAGCCCTTTGGATCGTCTTCCCTTGGTGTCTCCGAGCGCCATCCACCACTTGGAGGTCAAGCCTTCGTACCATTGCAGTGAGCACCGTCACTCCTTCCCGGCCCTGTACTATGAAGAAAGTGCTGACACCTTGAGCCAGCGGGTGTCATTCCTCAAGCCACTGTCCCGGTCCAAGCGAGATTCCACGtactcccagctctcccccagACACTACTTCTCAGGCTACTCCTCCAGCCCTGAGTACTCCTCAGAGAGCACCCACAAGATCTGGGAGCGATTCCGGCCTTACAAGAAGCATCACAGGGAGGAGGTTTACATGGCAGCTGGGCATGCCCTGCGGAAGAAAGTTCAATTTGCCAAGGATGAGGATTTGCATGACATCCTGGATTACTGGAAAGGAGTCTCTGCTCAGCAGAAGCTGTGA